In Paenibacillus durus, the DNA window TATCACTATTTATTATGGTCACAACCCACAGTTGTGGTGTTGAATATCGCGAAACCGTTCGTTGTAGAGGGTAAAGATTTGCAGTTGTTCCTTCAGGATGAAGACCTCTTGCGAGAGCTCGATATCGTACGAGTGCAAGACCACGAATACGTTCTGCATTACGAGGACGGGCAATTCGTACAGCTGCTTAAGCCTGGTGTCTACGCCTATTGGAGCATACTCAAGAAACATACTTTTTTACATATGGATATCAGAAAACCTGAATTGCCTGCCGAGGTAGACCGGTCGATCTTACCGAAGCTCACAGCCAATGTGCAGTCCTATGAGATCGCGAGTTATGAATCCGGATTTTTGTTTTATGATCACGTCTTACAACGAGAGCTTTCTCCTGGCAAGTACTACTTCTGGAGAGGTCCCGTTTCGGTTATGGTAAAGACGATTGATCTAAGACAACAACAAATGGACCTCATCGGCCAAGAAATCATGACGGAAGACAAAGTTACGCTGCGGTTGAACTTCGTCTGCCAATACAAGATCGTAAATCCATTACGTGCGTTGGAAATGAAATCGTTCGACGAGCAAATTCATATCCAGCTTCAGCTCATGCTTCGGGAATATGTCGGAACTCTTAAATTAGACGATCTTTTGAAACGGAAAGAGGACGTTGCGTCATTCATCCTGTCCCGTTTACGTGAGAAGGGTGAAGAGTTCGGAGTACAATTCCTTAGTGCAGGGGTTAAGGATGTTATTTTACCGGGTGAAATGAAAGATATCCTAAACACCGTCCTGCTGGCGGAGAAGAAGGCACAGGCGAATCTAATCACTCGTCGGGAAGAAACGGCATCGACCCGAAGTTTGCTTAATACCGCGAAGCTGATGGACGAGAATCAGACGTTATTCCGTCTTAAAGAGCTGGAATTCCTTGAGAAAATTTGCGAGAAAATCGGGTCCATCTCTTTAACGGGCGGCGGAGATCTGTTGGAACGGTTGAGCTCTCTTATTGGTGAGAAAAAGGCAGCAGGCAAATAACGAACCGTGCCCTATACGAGGAGGGTTTCATATGAGCAGTTACCATCAACAAATCTTGACTGTGCTTGAGCGCATCGAGCGCGAAGAAAATGTTCAGATCCTGTACGCTTGCGAATCGGGCAGCCGTGCAGGGGGGTTCCCTTCAAAGGATAGCGACTACGACGTAAGATTTATTTATATAAGACCGGTAGATTGGTATTTATCGATTTTTGAGAAGCGGGATGTGATTGAACGGCCCATCAGCGATATGCTGGATATCAACGGGTGGGATCTGAGAAAGGCCTTGAACCTGTTCCGCAAGTCGAACCCGCCTCTGCTGGAGTGGCTCCAATCTCCGATTGTATATAGGGAGAATCATACGATTGCAGACCAAATTCGCCGGATCTCGCCCTTAACCTTTTCTCCAAGATCATGTATCTATCACTATCTGCATATGGCCAAGGGAAACTACCGCGACTACCTCCAGGGGGAACAGGTCGAAATCAAAAAGTATTTCTATGTCCTCCGCCCGATCTTGGCCTGTGAATGGATCGAGAAGCACAACACTATGCCGCCTATTGAATTTGATCGGCTGGTCGATTATGTTGTGCCAAAGGGAAGCGATAAGGCGGTGATTCTCGATTTGCTGGCCCGTAAAAAAGCAGGCGACGAAATGGATTACGAACCGAGGATCAACCCGATCAATGATTATTTGGAAGAAAAAATAGCGTATTACGAGCGGACGGCACCGGGGTTACGGCCCGGCGATGGTAACCAGGATCAGCGGCTTGACGGTTTGTTCAGATCGGCGTTGAAAGAAGTTTGGGGAAAAAGGTGAGTACGATTCGAAAGACAGTCTCTATAACAGGAGTGAACTAATGTAATGGCTTATCAGAATATAAACGGCGTGCTTGTCTGGGGCACCCCCGACGCGGGGGCTCTTACTCAAGCGAAAATGTGCGCAGAAACAGGGAATGTGGTCCAAACTCTGCTGATGGCGGATCATCATAAAGGATACAGTCAGCCGATCGGAGGGGTTGTTGTTTATGACAGGCAAATCTCCCCTTCCGGCGTTGGATACGATATCGCCTGCGGAAATAAAGCGGTGCGAACCAAGCCATGGTGATATCGAACACATATTACCGAAAAGCAAACGCCCGGATTTAACATATAATTGGGATAACCTTGTGTGTTTGATAAACATGATAAAGGGTACTTAACCCGAAATAAATTAGATTTAAACAGACCATCATTAAGCGTCAACAAACAATCAAACTTAACCAAATAGAACAATATGTCATGGTTAAAACCCTTATAAATCAAGGGTTTTAACCAACTAACACAGATTCCAAACAACTCCAATATGCTGTCGTATACGGTTCATGTAGAGAGCGTTGCGTGGTTAACACAGATGTAGTTTTTAAAGTGGCAGGCCGCAGGCTCTTCCGGAGCAGCGGCTTTTTGTTGTCTCTTGGATAAGAAGACCCAAAGGCTTGTGTTAAAATTGTCCTTGCTTAACATATTCAGGGTCATACTAAATGGAGGTGTGCCTTGTGAATAAAACCGGAGGGAAGGGAATCCATGCGATTCAGCATATTGGTGG includes these proteins:
- a CDS encoding slipin family protein, giving the protein MFKKVTIQADQRGLLFHKGSYVKKLIPGTYHYLLWSQPTVVVLNIAKPFVVEGKDLQLFLQDEDLLRELDIVRVQDHEYVLHYEDGQFVQLLKPGVYAYWSILKKHTFLHMDIRKPELPAEVDRSILPKLTANVQSYEIASYESGFLFYDHVLQRELSPGKYYFWRGPVSVMVKTIDLRQQQMDLIGQEIMTEDKVTLRLNFVCQYKIVNPLRALEMKSFDEQIHIQLQLMLREYVGTLKLDDLLKRKEDVASFILSRLREKGEEFGVQFLSAGVKDVILPGEMKDILNTVLLAEKKAQANLITRREETASTRSLLNTAKLMDENQTLFRLKELEFLEKICEKIGSISLTGGGDLLERLSSLIGEKKAAGK
- a CDS encoding nucleotidyltransferase domain-containing protein codes for the protein MSSYHQQILTVLERIEREENVQILYACESGSRAGGFPSKDSDYDVRFIYIRPVDWYLSIFEKRDVIERPISDMLDINGWDLRKALNLFRKSNPPLLEWLQSPIVYRENHTIADQIRRISPLTFSPRSCIYHYLHMAKGNYRDYLQGEQVEIKKYFYVLRPILACEWIEKHNTMPPIEFDRLVDYVVPKGSDKAVILDLLARKKAGDEMDYEPRINPINDYLEEKIAYYERTAPGLRPGDGNQDQRLDGLFRSALKEVWGKR